The genomic DNA ATTAAACGAATTAAGCTTGAGAAATATGAAATTAATACAGTGTCTGAGTTATTGAGTGAAGATCGAATTATGAAGAAATCGGTAATAAATGAGCAAGAATAATTGATAGTCACACCAAAAGACGTATAATGATCGTAGCATTACGCTGTAGAACAGGAGGAGTTCACGTGATAAAGAGATATACATGCCAAAATGGGGTTAGAATTGTTTTAGAAAATATCCCTACGGTTCGTTCCGTTGCAATCGGTGTTTGGATCGGAACAGGCTCTCGAAATGAAACACCTGAAAATAACGGAATTTCGCATTTTCTTGAGCATATGTTCTTTAAAGGAACAAAAACAAGAACTGCTAGGGAGATTGCTGAAAGCTTCGATAGCATTGGTGGACAAGTGAACGCCTTTACATCCAAGGAATATACTTGCTATTATGCGAAGGTTCTTGATACCCATGCTAGCTTTGCTCTTGATGTCTTATCTGATATGTTTTTCCACTCGACATTTGTTGCGGAAGAATTAGATAAAGAAAAGAATGTGGTATATGAAGAAATTAAAATGTATGATGACACACCAGATGACATCGTTCATGATCTGTTAAGTAAAGCGATTTATGAAAACCATTCTCTTGGGTTTCCGATACTCGGAACGGAAGATACGTTAGCAACTTTTACAGGTGATACGTTAAAGCAATATATGCATGATACATATACACCGGAAAATGTGGTTATTTCGGTTGCAGGAAATATTTCTGAAGTCTTTATTCAAGAAGTGGAAAAGTTGTTTGGGTCATATGAGGCTGGAAAATCGAATAATCAATTTGAAAAGCCACAGTTTCATACAAACCGACTTTCTAGAAAGAAAGAAACGGAACAAGCCCATTTATGTATTGGATATGAAGGATTACAGGTTGGAGATGAAGAAATCTATAACTTGATCACTCTAAACAATATACTAGGTGGAAGTATGAGTAGTAGATTGTTCCAAGAAGTTCGTGAACAGCGCGGTCTTGCTTATTCTGTGTACTCTTATCATTCATCGTTCCAGGATTCCGGAGTGATCACGCTCTATGGTGGAACAGGTGCGAAGCAGTTAGATGTATTGTTTGATACGATTCAAGAAACGTTATCAAAGCTAAAGGCTGAAGGTATTACAGATAAGGAGCTTCGAAATAGTAAGGAACAGCTAAAAGGTAGTCTAATGCTTAGCCTTGAAAGTACCAATAGTCGGATGAGCCGTAACGGAAAGAACGAGCTTCTGTTAGGAAGACATCGTACGCTTGATGAAATTGTTGAGCAAATTGATGCCGTTTCAAAAGATGGTGTAGATGCTATGGCTAATAAAATCTTCAATGACAAGTATTCAGTGTCCCTAATTAGTCCTGACGGAGTTCTTCCAAAGAATATTTAGTTTTTTAAGCCTGAGTTTTTCTGCTCAGGCTTTTTTGCTATTTCTTATTTTTCCTACGTATATATTTATCAATCTAATACTAGGATATAGAGAGGACAAAAGGGGGAGAGTTGAAAATGAGACTTAGTGAATTGAGTGGGAAGGAAATTGTCGATGTCAAAAAAGCAGAAAGACTTGGGATACTTGGTCAGACAGATTTAGAGATTAATGAAAGCAACGGACAAATACAGGCTCTTTTAATTCCCTCAGTTAAATGGTTTGGTTTTAAAAGGCAAGGTGGAGAGGTAAGGGTACCGTGGAAGCATATAAAAACAATTGGGACGGATATGATTATTATTGATATTCAAGAAGAGTAAAGAACTGTGCGTTGGCATCAGTTCTTTTTTTTGTTTTCATTAGGCTTTTTTTCTAGGAAAACTCACCGATTTCGGGGTGAATACATAGTATGTTGGAGTAATGCAGTAAGATTAGGATTTGGATCATTTAAAAAGAAGGTGAGTGTTTCATGCTAACAGGGATTCAAATAGCAGTCATAGGCGGAGACGCAAGACAGCTCGAAATCGTCCGAAAGCTAACAGAGCTCGATGCGAAGCTCTCTTTGATTGGCTTTGAGCAACTCGACCATGCCTTTACTGGTGCAGTAAAGGAGAAATTGGATGAAGTAGTATTTTCAGATATAGATGCGATCATTTTGCCGGTAGCTGGAACGAATATGGAAGGTCAAGTAGAAACGATCTTCTCGAATGAAAAAGTAGTTTTAACTACAGAACACTTGGAGCAAACACCAGAACATTGTACGATTTATTCTGGAATTTCCAATGCATACTTGAATAAAATCACGGATGATTCCAATCGAAGACTCGTGAAATTGTTCGAACGGGACGATGTAGCTATCTATAATTCGATACCGACAGTTGAAGGTACGATTATGATGGCGATTCAGCACACCGACTTTACTATACATGGATCAACGATTATGGTGCTTGGCTTAGGAAGAGTAGGAATGAGTGTGGCACGCACATTCTCTGCTTTAGGGGCAAAAGTGAAAGTGGGAGCGAGAAAAGGAGAGCATATTGCTCGAATCACTGAAATGGCTTTAACACCATTTCACCTTGACGAACTAACGCAAGAGGTGAAGGATGTTGATATTTGTATCAATACGATTCCTGATCTAGTCGTAACGGCTTCCGTTATCTCAAGAATGCCTACTCATACACTGATCATTGATTTAGCTTCAAAGCCTGGTGGAACCGACTTTCGATATGCTGAAAAAAGGGGAATAAAAGCGCTTTTGGCCCCAGGACTTCCAGGCATCGTTGCTCCAAAAACGGCAGGTCAAATTTTAGCAAACGTTCTTTCTCAACTGCTGTTAGATGATATGCAATCAAGAAAGGGGAAGTAACATGAGCTTACAAGGGAAAAAAATCGGCTTCGGTTTAACGGGTTCTCACTGTACGTATGATGCTGTGTATCCAGAAATCGAGAATCTTATCAATGCTGGTGCAGAAGTATTACCGGTGGTAACAAACACCGTGAAAAATACAACTACTCGCTTTGGAAAAGGTGAGGATTGGATTGAAAGAATTGAAAAGTTAACTGGAAATAAAGCCATTGATTCCATTGTTGGTGCAGAGCCGTTAGGACCAAAGATTCCATTGGACTGCATGATTATTGCTCCACTAACTGGAAATTCAATGAGTAAATTTGCTAATGCGATGACTGATTCTCCAGTGTTAATGGCTGCAAAAGCGACGTTAAGAAATGGAAAACCCGTTGTATTAGGGATTTCCACAAATGATGCACTTGGCTTAAATGGCGTCAATTTAATGAGATTGATGGCGACCAAAAATATATATTTTATTCCATACGG from Robertmurraya sp. FSL R5-0851 includes the following:
- a CDS encoding M16 family metallopeptidase, which translates into the protein MIKRYTCQNGVRIVLENIPTVRSVAIGVWIGTGSRNETPENNGISHFLEHMFFKGTKTRTAREIAESFDSIGGQVNAFTSKEYTCYYAKVLDTHASFALDVLSDMFFHSTFVAEELDKEKNVVYEEIKMYDDTPDDIVHDLLSKAIYENHSLGFPILGTEDTLATFTGDTLKQYMHDTYTPENVVISVAGNISEVFIQEVEKLFGSYEAGKSNNQFEKPQFHTNRLSRKKETEQAHLCIGYEGLQVGDEEIYNLITLNNILGGSMSSRLFQEVREQRGLAYSVYSYHSSFQDSGVITLYGGTGAKQLDVLFDTIQETLSKLKAEGITDKELRNSKEQLKGSLMLSLESTNSRMSRNGKNELLLGRHRTLDEIVEQIDAVSKDGVDAMANKIFNDKYSVSLISPDGVLPKNI
- a CDS encoding YlmC/YmxH family sporulation protein; translation: MRLSELSGKEIVDVKKAERLGILGQTDLEINESNGQIQALLIPSVKWFGFKRQGGEVRVPWKHIKTIGTDMIIIDIQEE
- the dpaA gene encoding dipicolinic acid synthetase subunit A → MLTGIQIAVIGGDARQLEIVRKLTELDAKLSLIGFEQLDHAFTGAVKEKLDEVVFSDIDAIILPVAGTNMEGQVETIFSNEKVVLTTEHLEQTPEHCTIYSGISNAYLNKITDDSNRRLVKLFERDDVAIYNSIPTVEGTIMMAIQHTDFTIHGSTIMVLGLGRVGMSVARTFSALGAKVKVGARKGEHIARITEMALTPFHLDELTQEVKDVDICINTIPDLVVTASVISRMPTHTLIIDLASKPGGTDFRYAEKRGIKALLAPGLPGIVAPKTAGQILANVLSQLLLDDMQSRKGK
- the dpaB gene encoding dipicolinate synthase subunit B; amino-acid sequence: MSLQGKKIGFGLTGSHCTYDAVYPEIENLINAGAEVLPVVTNTVKNTTTRFGKGEDWIERIEKLTGNKAIDSIVGAEPLGPKIPLDCMIIAPLTGNSMSKFANAMTDSPVLMAAKATLRNGKPVVLGISTNDALGLNGVNLMRLMATKNIYFIPYGQDDPIKKPNSLVARMTMLADTVEAALSGRQIQPVLVERYKDAQ